A segment of the Synechococcus sp. CBW1002 genome:
CCGATGGCAGCTTTGATTATCTGCGCAGCCGCTCGATCACCGGCCTGATCCCCCTGCTGGCCGTGACCAGTTTCGATGTGGAGACCGTGCTGCGTCTGCCGGTGCTGGATGTGCGCAACACCCTGGCCTGGCTGATTCATGAGCGCACCACTCCGGCCTGGGTGGCGGAGCATCTGGGCCTCTGGAACAACGACCGGATCCTGTTCGCCCTGGTGCCCCGCGAACGGTTGCAGCGCATCTGCGAACGGCTGTTCGACGAAGATGAATTTCTTTCACCCCACGGCATCCGCTCCCTCTCCAAGGTCTACGGCGAGCACCCTTACACCTATTGCGAAGCTGGTGAAAGCCAGACCCTGGCCTATGCACCGGCCGACAGTCCGGTGGCGATGTTCGGCGGCAATTCCAACTGGCGCGGGCCGGTGTGGGTGCCGATCAACTATCTGCTGATCGAGGCACTCCAGAAGTTCGCCCACTTCTATGGCGACAGTTTCCAGGTGGAATTCCCGACCCGCTCGGGGCGCTGGCTGAATCTCTGGCAGGTGTCGCTGGAGCTGGAGAAGCGCCTGGTGGGCCTGTTCCGGCTCGGAGACGATGGCGCCCGGCCCTTCTGGGGAGACACGCCCAGCTTCCGCAACGATCCCCGCTGGCGCGACCTGATCCAGTTCAACGAATACTTTGATGGGGATAACGGCCGCGGCATCGGCGCCTCCCATCAGACTGGCTGGACGGCGATGGTCTGCAAGATGCTGGTACAGCTGGCCCGCTATCCGGAGAGCTGAGCTGGACAGCCCAATGATCCCACCATTCCTGCCAGAGCAGCCTCAGCTCACCGCACTGTTCCCTCTCCACCGATCCCCCTGCTCCCATGGAGATGACCGGTCCGTCCCTGCACACCTCAGCCCTGCCTGATCCGCGCCAGTTGATCGTGAACAATGGCGATCACTTCGATGTGGTGATCATCGGCAGCGGCGCCGGTGGCGGCACCCTGGCCCGCCATCTGGCGACGACTGGCCTGCGGATTCTGGTGCTGGAGCGCGGCGACTGGCTGCCGCAGGAGCCCCAGAACTGGGATGCCGAGGAGGTGTTTCAGAAAGGCCGTTACGTCTCGAAAGACACCTGGTTCGACAAGCGGGGCCAGCCCTTTCAACCCGGCAGTCACTACATGGTGGGGGGTGCCACGAAGATGTACGGCGCCGCCCACTTCCGCCTGCGGGAGCAGGACTTCGAGGCCCTGACCCATCACGACGGCCTGTCGCCGGCCTGGCCGTTGCGCTACGCCGACTTTGAGCCTTTCTACCAACGGGCCGAGCAGCTGTATCACGTGCACGGCATGCGCGGTGAGGATCCCACCGAGCCGCCCGCCAGCGGTCCCTATCCCCATCCGCCGGTGGCCCATGAGCCACGCATGCAGCGGCTGGTGGATGATCTGAAATCGGCGGGACTGCATCCGTTTCATGCCCCCAGCGGCGTGCTGCTCGATGAAGCCAACATGGCTTTCAGCCGCTGCCGCAAGTGCAACTGCTGCGACGGTTTTCCCTGCCTGATGCACGCCAAGTCCGATGCCGAGGTGATCGGCATCCGTCCGGCCCTGGCCGCCGCCACGGTGTCGTTGCTGACCCGCGCCCACGTGCAGCGTCTGCTCACCGATGCCACGGGCCGCAGCATCACAGCGGTGGAGCTTGAGCGGGATGGGGAGCCGATGCGGGTGAGCGGCGATGTGGTGGTGGTGAGCTGCGGCGCCGCCAACAGCGCCCGCCTGTTGCTGCAATCGGCCAATGACCAGCACCCCCAGGGGCTGGCCAACGGTTCCGATCAGGTGGGCCGCAATTACATGTTCCACAACAGCAAGGCGATGGTGGCCCTGGCCCATGAGCCCAACACCACCGTGTTTCAGAAAACGGTGTCGATCAACGACTGGTATCTCGGCGATGCCGAGTTCGCCTACCCGATGGGCAATATCCAGATGACCGGCAAGACGAACGGCGCGATCATGAAGGGCTATGCGCCCCTGGAAACCTTCCTGATGCCGGGCTGGTCGATGGACCGGATCGCGGCACACGCACTCGATTTCTGGATCTCCTCGGAAGATCTGCCCCACCCCGACAACCGGGTCACGGTGGATAGCCAGGGCCACATCCACCTCAGCTACACGCCCAACAACCAGAGCGCCGCCAAGCACCTCTCCGACCGGCTCACCGGCCTGCTGGAGCGCCTCTACCTGCGCAAGCATCTGGTGGAGCGGCAGATCTACATCAAGAGCGCCATGTCGATCGCGGCGGTGGGGCACCAGGCCGGCACCTGCCGCTTCGGTTCCGATCCGGCCAGTTCCGTGCTGGATCTGAACTGCAAAGCCCACGAGCTCGACAACCTCTACGTGGTGGATACCAGCTTCATGCCCAGCATCGGCGCCGTGAATCCATCCCTCACCGCCATCGCCAACGCCCTGCGGGTGGGGGATCACCTGATCGAACGGCTGCGCTGAAATCCCTGCCCCCCCCCCCGAAAACGCTCACTCCAAGACAATCAACTCATGGCCATCGGGATCAGCCAGCCTCAATCCCCGCTGCCAAGGGGGGAGAGCCTCGCCCAGGTCGAGCACCCCGGCTGACAGCAGCTGGCCGCCGTAAGCAGCCACCTGGGCAGCCACCGGGTCAAGATCGCTGACCGCCAGACGGATGTGCCAGTGGGCCAGGTCCTGCAGGGCCTGATCGGCCGGCATCGGCCGCCCCCGGTTGGGCGGCTGGTAATCCAGGGTCTCGATGCCCATGCCCTGTGGGCAGCGCAGGGGCGTGATCGTCACCCTCGTCTCCCGGAGGCCGTCGAGCCGATCCTGCTCCGGGCCACTGTTGTCGCCGCTGGGCAGCGCCTCCAGGCCGAGCACGGCGGCGTAGAAGGCGCGGCTGCGGGCCGTGTCCGCGATGGCGATGGCGCTGTGATCGATGCCGAGCAGCCTCGGGAGGGGGCCGGGGCAAGGCTGGTGCCAGCGGCCATCGCCCTTGCCGGCCGGGAACTGCAGCAGCTCGAGGTTATGGCCATCAGCATCGCGGAATTTGAACGCCCGGATGCCGGCGGCGGCGGTGTTCCAGTCCGGCAGGCGCTGGGGGGCCTCCGACACGGCCGTGAGCGAGCCATTGGCCAGCAACGGTTGCAGGTGCCCGTGCAGGGTTTCGAGATCGGGCGTCACCAGGCAGAGGTGCTGGAACCAGAGATCACAGCTGCGCGATTCGGGAGGGATCGCACGGCCTGGCCGCTGGCCCGCACCGGGATCCAGCACCTGCAGCAGATCCAGCCGCTCCTGCCCCACCCCCAGCCGCAGGCGGCGCAGCTGGCCCTGGCCCAGCCCCAGCAATGCGGCCTCAGCGCCCCCCTGGATGCAGTCCTGCCCCAGCAGCGTGAAGCCCAGGCTGTCGCAGAAGAAGGCTGCGCTGCGCTCGGCATCGCGGCAGGTGAAGGCGACGGACTGGATCTGCGGCCGGGGGCAGATGGAGGGGCTCATGATTCGGTGCCCGCCGCGGGGTGAACGGATACGGCGGGCCGCTGCAGCACGATGCTGAGCACGCCCCCCAGGGTGATCAGCGCGGTGCCGAACCACACCGGTGGGGTGGGTTGTTCGGCAAACCAGATCCAGCCGATCAGACCGGCAAACACGACCGAGGAATATTGAAAAGCGCCGATCGCCCCCGGTTCGGCATAGGTGTAGGCCTTGATCAACAGGAACTGAAAACAGGCCAGGCAAGCTCCCGAGGCCACGACCGTGGCCCACTGCGCTGGGTCAATACCGCTGAGCAATGCTGCGCCAACGCCTGGCGGCCGCAAGGGGCCGAGCACCGCCAGGGTGGCGCCGATGCTGCCGATGATCAGGAAGTAGGCCATCTGGGTGAGCGGCGATTCGCTGCGGTCCAGCCGTTTCACGGCCAGAAACTCCACCGCGCAGAGCAGACCGGCCGCCAGCCCGAGCAGATCACCGGGACGGGTGAGCAGTGACGCATTCGGCTGCACCACGATCACCATCCCGGCGAAGCCGATCGCGAGGCACCCCCAGAGGGCGCGGGGCACCTGCTGACCGAGCACCAGCAAGGCCAGCAGGGGGATGAACAGTGGCGTGGTGTTCAGCAGCACATTGGCATTGACCAGATTCACCAGCCGAGCCGCGGTGATGAACAGGAAGAATCCAGCCAGACCGGTGCAGCTGCGCAGCACATGCAGATGCAGAACGGTCGTGCGCAGATCCCGCCCGCCCCGCAAGAGCAGCCAGGGCAGGATCAGCCCAAGGGCGATCACGAAGGTGAGCCAGGTGAACTGCATCGCCCCCATGCCGCTGCCGAGGGCCTTGCCGAAGGCGCTCTGGGCGGTGTTGGCCAGAAAGGCCAGCACCAGAAGGCCGGAACCCAGCATCAACGAGCCCATTGTGGTCTCCGCCATCGCCCCATGCTTAGCGTCAAGGGCATCCCTGTCACCCGTGGGTACTGTGACCAACACCGCCAATCCTGAAGCCGCCCGCAGCCTGGCCCACCTGTTGGAAGGGAAGGTGGCGATCGTCACTGGCGGGAACAGCGGCATCGGCAAGGCGATCGTGGAAGCCCTGGCCCATCGCGGCGCCAAGGTGGTGATCGACTACCGCTCCCATCCCGAAGCCACCGAGGAGATCGAACGGGAGATCGGAGCCTTCGGCGGCAGCAGCTATGGGGTGCAGGCGGATGTCTCGAAGCTCGACGATCTCCAGCGCCTGGTGAAGGCAGCGGTGGAGAAATACGGCCGCCTGGATGTGATGGTCAACAATGCCGGCATCGAAACCCGCACCTCGATTCTCACCACCACACCCGACGACTACGACAAGGTGCTCGATGTGAACCTGCGCGGTGTGTTCTTCGCCACCCAGTACGCCGCCCAGCAGATGATCGCCCAGGGCGGCGGCGGCCGCATCATCAACATCTCCTCGGTGCACGAAGACTGGCCGATGCCGAACAACACCCCCTACTGCCTGGCCAAGGGGGGCGTCCGCATGCTCACCCGCACCGCCGCCCTGGAACTGGCCCCCCACGGCATCACCTTGGTGAACGTGGGGCCCGGAGCTGTGGCCACCCCGATCAACGACTCCACGATGAACAACCCGGAACTGCTGGCCAAACTGGATGCCGCCATTCCCCTGGGGCGCATGGCGCAGCCGGAGGAAGTGGCCAATGTGGTGGCCTTCCTGGCCAGCGACGACGCCAGTTACATCACCGCCACCACGATCTTCGCCGATGGCGGCATCATGCAGAGCAGCCCGGGCCTCTGAATCGGAAGCAGCGACAGATGACGCGCGGTTGGCTGGGGCGCCAGGTCGCCGATCCGGAGGGGCAGGTGCTGCTGGCCCAGGGAGGGGTCGCCCTGCTCACGGCGGCCTGGGTGCTGTTCTGGCCGGTGCCCACCGAGGTGCGGGGCCGGGGGGTGTTCATCGTGCCCAACGCCGCCCGGGTGGTGGACGCCCGCGCTGAGGGTCAGATCCTGGCCATCCCGGTGCGGGCGGGAGAGCGGGTGCGGCGCGGCACCGTGCTGTTCCGCCTCGACCTGCCGGCCCTGGAACAGGAGGTACAGCGACAGGAGCGGGATCTGCGTGAGCTCCAGAGCATCGATGCCGACCTGAGCCGCCGCGACCGGCTCCGGCTGGCGGCGGCGGGGCGGGTGCGGGACACGGCGCTGGCCAACCTGCGGCGGGAGGAGGAGCGACTGGGGGCGCTGCGCCGCACCTACGACCAGAAGGCGGCCGATTTCCAGCTGCTGGCCCAGCGACGGGTGGTCGCCCCCCTTGCCGAGGAGGTGGTGGCCACCGAAGACCGCAGCACCCAGCTGGCGGTGGCGATCGAGACCGTGCGCATCCGCGAGAAGGAGGCCCTTGATGCCTTCGAGAAGGTGAAGCTCGAGATCGAAACGGAGCGGCAACGGCGCCGCTACGGGATCGAGGACAGTCGCCGCAGCCTGCGGGTGCTGCGTGCCCGCCTGGCCTACGAGAGCACCCTGCTGGCGGATCGTGATGGCACCCTGCTGGATCTGCAGGTGGTGCGGGGACAGTCGGTCAAACCGGGCCAGCGGCTCGGCACCCTGGCCGAGGGTGAGGAGGGCCCCCTGAAGGCCGTGGCCTACTTCGCCCCGGCCGATGCCCGCCGGCTGCGGCCGCCGCTGCCGATGGAGGTGGTGCCCGACTGGGATGAGCGAGGCCGCTTCGGGGGGATCACCGGCCAGGTGAAGCAGGTGGGGCTGCTGCCGGCCACCCGGGAGGATATCGACACCACCCTGGGCAATCCCCAGCTGGCCGAGGCGCTGGGGGGAGGCGGCCCGGTGATGCGGGTCGACATCCTGCTCAACTCTGACGACCGCACGGCCCCCAACAGCACTGACCCCGACAGCACGGCCCCCAGCTCTGCCGGTTACCGCTGGACCCTCTCACGCGGCAGCACGGTGTTCCCGATCCGGGCCGGGCTCACCCTGCGGGCCCATGGCTACGTGGAATGGCGCACGCCGATCAGCTATCTCCTACCGGTGTTCCGCGATCTCACCGGCTCCTACCGCAACCTCGGCCAGGAGCGCCAGGACGTGCCGGCCCTGCGCCAGAAGGGATCCTTGCCATGAAGCTGTCCAACTCGCCGCTGGGCCGGGAACTGCCGCTGCTGATCGTGGAGATCGCCCTGCTGGTGGTGCTGCTGCATGCCAACGCTCCGGAGGTGTGGTTCTGGTTTGCGGTGTTGCTGCTGCTGTTGCTCTGGCGCTTCCTGGCCTGGCAGACGCGGCGCGTCCAGCGCTCCAGGGCGCCGCAGGGGCCTCAGGAGCCTGTCGACTCCCCGGCGGCAGCGGCCGGCAGCACCAGCGGCAACGACACCGGGGCGCCGGGCTGATCCGGAACCGGCAGCAGCTCCCGCAGCAGCTGGGCGTAGCTGCCGTTGGCCAGGGTGATCGATTCGGCCACCCCCTCCATCGCCTGGGTGAGCAGGCGGATCGTGTCGCTCACATCGGTGTAGTTGGCCAGCCCGAGCTGGTAGCGGGCCCGCACATCCCGGAAGGCCTCGCGGGCGGAGCCATAGGAGGCCCGTGCCGCCAGGATCTGCTCAAGGGCGGCGCGGTGTTCGAAGAAGGCGGCCTCCACCCGCTGGCGAATGGCATTGCGCCCCTCGGCCAGCGCCTGGGTGGTGCGTTCAGCGGCAGCTCGGCTCGCTCCGGCGGCTCCGCTGCTCACCCCGGCGTCAAACAGGCGCCAGCGCAGCTCCAGCCCCGCCTCCCAGGCGCCGTTCTGCTGATAGAGCTGCGGGATGTTGGTGGCCGCGCAGCAGCCGCGCAGCTCGATCTCGGGTTTGTCCGCAATCCCCTCGCCGTAGCCGGCCCTGGCATAGAGGCGCAACTGCGGCAGCAACTCGGCGGCACGGCGGTCGGCCTGGCGCAGCAGGGCCTGACGGGCAGCCTGCAGGGCGAGCAGTTCCGGGTTATCGCGGAAGCCCGCCACCACGGTGCGCTCCAGATCCAGGGGCCAGGGGGGCTGCAGCCGCACCGCCTCCGGTGTGGTGAGCGTCACCGTGAAGGGCACGTTCAGCAGGTTGCTGAGCTGGCGCTGGCGGCTGCGCCACTGGGCTTCGGTCTGGGCCAACCGGAAACGGCTCTGCTGCAGGGAGGCCTCGGCCCGCAGCCGATCTCGAGCCGGGGCACCAGGCCGCTGCCCTCCAGGGCGATCACCTCCGCCAAGACAGCCCGATCGCTCTCGACCACGGCCTGGCGGATTCGCCGCAGCTGCTGGGCGAGCTGGAGGGAATAGAAGCTGAGGCTCACCTCCAGTTGCAGCTGGCGCAGACGGTTGGCGTAGCGGTGTTCAGCGGCCTCAAGCTCCTGGCGATTCTCCGCCAGAGCCGCGCCCCGCTCGAAGTTGACCAGGTCCCAGCGCAGCGCCAGAGCGGCGGTGCCCAGCAGCCGGTTTTCCCGGATCCGGTTCCAGCCGTTTGGATCCACCAGGAAGGGGGATCCGGCTGGGTAAAGACCAGCGTTGTCCTGCCACACCTTGTTGTAACTGGCCATCTGGCGGCCGCCGCCGCCGAGCTCCAGCCACAGCTCCGGCCAGAAGCGGCCGCGCACCGAGCGGAGCCACTGGCGGCGCTCCTGCACGCTGGCAACCTCCTGGGCCAGGGCCGGGCTGTTGCGCAGGGCCAGCGCCAGGGCAACGGGCAGGCTGAGGCGCGCCTCCTGCTCGATCGTCACGGCAGCGGCGGCGGCTGGAATCGTTGCCGCTGCCGGGGCGGCCAATTGCTCAAGCAGGCCCCGCTCGGCGGGGCTGAGACCATCGCCACCGGCCGGGCCGGGCGGAGCGGCGGGGTCGACCGCATCGGCGGGCACCACCTGATCCAGGGCAGCGGCATCTCGCTCGAAGCGCTCCAGGCTGCGCAGCAACAGCTCCGAGGGGGGCGGCAGGCCTGCGCGCCCCGCCTCCGCCAGACCCGGGGCCAGAAGCACTGGTGCGATCAGCACCTGTGCGATCAGCCCGGACAGCAACCAGCCACGGCGGCGGCGAGGGTGGCACTCCTTCCCGCCAGCGTCGATCACGACCGCGGCGGCGTGCCAGGGCCGCTGGAGCCATCGCGGGACGCTCCGGCCACCATCGCGCTGGTGCGGGCCAGGCAGCCGATCGAGAAACAGATGGCCCCACTGCCGAACAGCCCCCAGTCCCAGCGGAGGCTGGTGTCCCGTTGCCGCAGGGCCAGCAGCACCACCAGAGCCGCCGCCAGCCAGGGCAGGGTGACCACCAGGAGCAACCGGTTCGGGAGCATCGGGCAGGGGATCAGCGGGAGGTGAGACGTTCGAGCATCCGGCGCTCCTCGGCCAGGCGCTGATTGGCCCGGGCCAGCTCCCAGGAGAGCTTGGCCACACAGCCGATCGAGAAGCAGATCATCGCGCTTCCCACCAGGCCCCAGCCATGGGGGTGGAGGCTTTCGTCGTCGGCGCGAAGCAGACGCACGGCCAGGACCGCCACAAGACTGGAGGCGGCCCAGGGGCCATACACCCAGAAGCGGAGCGACGCGGGCATGGGCTCAGTCGAGGGCCGCCTCGATCAGGTCGGCGATCAGCAGATTGTCGAGCGACAGGGCACCGCCGCCGCTGCAGATCAGAACCAGGGCCATCACCACATAGACGGCGGCCTTCTCCCAGCTGGGCGGCTCCCCCACCCCCCCGGGCCCGGCGTAGTCACCGGGAGGAATCTGGTAGGGATCCGGGGCGATGAAGGGCGTGCCCTTGGCGATCTCCAGCACCATCGCGTAGGCCATTGACACCAGGATGGCGAGGGCCGCCAGGGGCGTGAACAGCCCCGGCAGCAGGGCGATGCCCGAGCCCCACATCGAGAAGGCGGAGAGGAAGCAGAGCCACACCGGCGTGTTCAGCGCTCGCGCCCAGGTATCGAGATGGCGAAGCTTGGGCCAGCCGTGGCGGATGAAGGCCACCCCCAGGAAAAGGCGCAGCAGCAACAGGGCCCAGGGCAACAAGCCGGAATCCCCAGCCAGCCAGACAGCAGCGGTGGCGAGCCAGGCCGGCAGGGCCACCGGCAGCCATTCAAGGATGGTGAGCTCCATGGCGCTCAGGGGGTGGCCCGGATCTGCCGCCACCGTAGGGAGAACCCGCTCACCCTGCAGCCTCTGGGCTGCTTTCCGCTGCGTTGGAGGCCTTCCCCTGCGCCTCTCGCCGCTCCAGCCCCACCTCCACCTGCAGGTGCTGATTGGCGCGGCCGGTGATCAGCAGGGAGGCGCGCTCACGGGTGGCGATCTGCCAGAGCCATTTGGTGAGCAGGGTCAGCCGGTTCTCGCTGTCCGGCATGAAGGCCAGGTGGGCCAGGCCCCAGAGCAGCCAACCGATGGGACCGCTCACCCGCAGGCCGCGCAGGTCGGCCACGGCATTGAAGGGCCCCAGCACCGCCATGCTGCCCAGATCCAGCCACTGGAACGGGGCCTGGCGACTGCCGCGGCTGATCGCCAGCAGATCGCGGGCCACCCAGCCGCCCATCTGCACAGCGGGGCCGGCCATGCCCGGCAGCGGCTTGCCATCGGCGGTGTGGCTGTAGGAGCAGAGATCTCCCACCACACGGATCTGCGGGTGTCCCGGCACGGAGAAATCCGGCTCCACCACCACCCGGCCGCCCCGATCCACCGGGCAGCCACAGCGTTCCGCCAACAACCGGCCCAGGTGGGAGGCACGCACACCGGCGGTCCAGCAGATCGTGGCCGCCTCAAGGATCTGCTCGCCGGCGGCCGTGCCCACCACCACCCGGTCCGCCTCGATCTTCTGCACCCGCCCGCCCAGCAGCAGCTCGACCCCCACGTTGCGCAGGTAGTCGCCCGCCTTGCTCGACAGGCTCGGATGCATGGCCCGCAGCAGCCGATCGCCAGGATCCACCAGGGTGACGCGGGTGTCGGCCGGATCGAGCTGGCGGAAATCCCGGGCGATCGCATGGCCCATCAGCGCGATCACAGAGCCAGCCAGTTCACAGCCGCTGGGACCGCCGCCGATCACCACCACAGACTGCAGCAGGCGGCGGCGCTCCGGATCGGGGGTCTGCTCCGCCTCCTCCATGGCCTCCAGCAGGCGACGGCGGATCTCATCGGCGTGCTCGAGGATCTTCATCGGTGGCGCCAGTGGGCGCCACTCCTCATGGCCGAAGTAGGTGCTGCCCGATCCGGCGGCCAGGATGAGGTGGTCGTAGCGGTAGCGGCGATCGTTGAACACCACCTCCTGCGCCACCGGATCGAGATCCACCACCTCCCCCAGCAGCACCTGCACGTTGGGGGCCTGCCCCACCATCTGCCGCAGCGGTGAGGCCACATCCGCCTCGGACACCAGGCCCGTGGCCACCTGGTAAAGCAGCGGCTGGAAGAGGTTGAAGTTGCGCTTGTCGATCAGCGTGACCCGCACCGGCTGGCGGGCCAGCACGTGGGCCGCCTTGAGACCGGCGAAGCCTCCACCCACGATCACCACGTGCGGGCAATCCTTGAGGCTGGCGTCGGCGGGCTCGAGTTCCAGGAAGAAGCGTTCCATCACCATCGACGCACAGCCACTGGGCGCAACCTATTCACGCCATCCGGATCAGTCTGTTCCATGTCACCGGCTGCGGTCAGGCGACGCAGTGACAAGCTGCGCAGCAGTGGAGCGGATGCAACGGTCGCGCGGGGTAACCGGTCGAGCAGCGAATCCTTGGCCATGCTGGGGCCGTCCTCTCCTGTTCCGCCATGACCCTGGCCGCCCTGCGCTCCTTCACCGCCCGCCTCGCCGCTGACCCTGCCCTGCGGGACAAGGTGCACGCCGCCAACGGTCTCGACGAGGTGGTGGCGATCGCTGCGGAACAGGGCGACACGATCTCCAAGACCACGTTGCTACGGGAGCAGGCCCGCGCCGTGGCCGAGACCCCCGATCACCACCTTGAGGGCATCAACAGCTGGGCTGATGCCCTGATGGTGTGCTTCGGCGCCACCGACAAAGACTGACGCTCTGAATCAGGCGATCGCCGCGAAGCACTCGCGGAACGCGGCGATCGTGGCGTCGATGTCGGCGTCGCTGTGGGCCAGGGAGGTGAAGCCGGCCTCGAAGGCGCTGGGGGCCAGGTAGAAGCCCCGCTCGAGCATGGCGCGGTGCAGCTTGCCGAAGCGCACCGTGTCGGCGGCCTTGGCGTCTTCGAAATTGCGCACCGGCCCCTCACAGAGGAAGAAGCCGAACATGGCGCTGATCGATCCACCGGTGATCGGCAGCCCGGCATCGCGGGCGCCCTGCTGAATGCCGTCCGAGAGGCGCT
Coding sequences within it:
- a CDS encoding GMC family oxidoreductase gives rise to the protein MTGPSLHTSALPDPRQLIVNNGDHFDVVIIGSGAGGGTLARHLATTGLRILVLERGDWLPQEPQNWDAEEVFQKGRYVSKDTWFDKRGQPFQPGSHYMVGGATKMYGAAHFRLREQDFEALTHHDGLSPAWPLRYADFEPFYQRAEQLYHVHGMRGEDPTEPPASGPYPHPPVAHEPRMQRLVDDLKSAGLHPFHAPSGVLLDEANMAFSRCRKCNCCDGFPCLMHAKSDAEVIGIRPALAAATVSLLTRAHVQRLLTDATGRSITAVELERDGEPMRVSGDVVVVSCGAANSARLLLQSANDQHPQGLANGSDQVGRNYMFHNSKAMVALAHEPNTTVFQKTVSINDWYLGDAEFAYPMGNIQMTGKTNGAIMKGYAPLETFLMPGWSMDRIAAHALDFWISSEDLPHPDNRVTVDSQGHIHLSYTPNNQSAAKHLSDRLTGLLERLYLRKHLVERQIYIKSAMSIAAVGHQAGTCRFGSDPASSVLDLNCKAHELDNLYVVDTSFMPSIGAVNPSLTAIANALRVGDHLIERLR
- a CDS encoding VOC family protein, with the translated sequence MSPSICPRPQIQSVAFTCRDAERSAAFFCDSLGFTLLGQDCIQGGAEAALLGLGQGQLRRLRLGVGQERLDLLQVLDPGAGQRPGRAIPPESRSCDLWFQHLCLVTPDLETLHGHLQPLLANGSLTAVSEAPQRLPDWNTAAAGIRAFKFRDADGHNLELLQFPAGKGDGRWHQPCPGPLPRLLGIDHSAIAIADTARSRAFYAAVLGLEALPSGDNSGPEQDRLDGLRETRVTITPLRCPQGMGIETLDYQPPNRGRPMPADQALQDLAHWHIRLAVSDLDPVAAQVAAYGGQLLSAGVLDLGEALPPWQRGLRLADPDGHELIVLE
- a CDS encoding DMT family transporter; translation: MAETTMGSLMLGSGLLVLAFLANTAQSAFGKALGSGMGAMQFTWLTFVIALGLILPWLLLRGGRDLRTTVLHLHVLRSCTGLAGFFLFITAARLVNLVNANVLLNTTPLFIPLLALLVLGQQVPRALWGCLAIGFAGMVIVVQPNASLLTRPGDLLGLAAGLLCAVEFLAVKRLDRSESPLTQMAYFLIIGSIGATLAVLGPLRPPGVGAALLSGIDPAQWATVVASGACLACFQFLLIKAYTYAEPGAIGAFQYSSVVFAGLIGWIWFAEQPTPPVWFGTALITLGGVLSIVLQRPAVSVHPAAGTES
- a CDS encoding SDR family NAD(P)-dependent oxidoreductase, which codes for MGTVTNTANPEAARSLAHLLEGKVAIVTGGNSGIGKAIVEALAHRGAKVVIDYRSHPEATEEIEREIGAFGGSSYGVQADVSKLDDLQRLVKAAVEKYGRLDVMVNNAGIETRTSILTTTPDDYDKVLDVNLRGVFFATQYAAQQMIAQGGGGRIINISSVHEDWPMPNNTPYCLAKGGVRMLTRTAALELAPHGITLVNVGPGAVATPINDSTMNNPELLAKLDAAIPLGRMAQPEEVANVVAFLASDDASYITATTIFADGGIMQSSPGL
- a CDS encoding NHLP bacteriocin system secretion protein, with the translated sequence MTRGWLGRQVADPEGQVLLAQGGVALLTAAWVLFWPVPTEVRGRGVFIVPNAARVVDARAEGQILAIPVRAGERVRRGTVLFRLDLPALEQEVQRQERDLRELQSIDADLSRRDRLRLAAAGRVRDTALANLRREEERLGALRRTYDQKAADFQLLAQRRVVAPLAEEVVATEDRSTQLAVAIETVRIREKEALDAFEKVKLEIETERQRRRYGIEDSRRSLRVLRARLAYESTLLADRDGTLLDLQVVRGQSVKPGQRLGTLAEGEEGPLKAVAYFAPADARRLRPPLPMEVVPDWDERGRFGGITGQVKQVGLLPATREDIDTTLGNPQLAEALGGGGPVMRVDILLNSDDRTAPNSTDPDSTAPSSAGYRWTLSRGSTVFPIRAGLTLRAHGYVEWRTPISYLLPVFRDLTGSYRNLGQERQDVPALRQKGSLP
- a CDS encoding TolC family protein encodes the protein MAQTEAQWRSRQRQLSNLLNVPFTVTLTTPEAVRLQPPWPLDLERTVVAGFRDNPELLALQAARQALLRQADRRAAELLPQLRLYARAGYGEGIADKPEIELRGCCAATNIPQLYQQNGAWEAGLELRWRLFDAGVSSGAAGASRAAAERTTQALAEGRNAIRQRVEAAFFEHRAALEQILAARASYGSAREAFRDVRARYQLGLANYTDVSDTIRLLTQAMEGVAESITLANGSYAQLLRELLPVPDQPGAPVSLPLVLPAAAAGESTGS
- a CDS encoding TolC family protein codes for the protein MLIAPVLLAPGLAEAGRAGLPPPSELLLRSLERFERDAAALDQVVPADAVDPAAPPGPAGGDGLSPAERGLLEQLAAPAAATIPAAAAAVTIEQEARLSLPVALALALRNSPALAQEVASVQERRQWLRSVRGRFWPELWLELGGGGRQMASYNKVWQDNAGLYPAGSPFLVDPNGWNRIRENRLLGTAALALRWDLVNFERGAALAENRQELEAAEHRYANRLRQLQLEVSLSFYSLQLAQQLRRIRQAVVESDRAVLAEVIALEGSGLVPRLEIGCGPRPPCSRAVSGWPRPKPSGAAASASSATC
- a CDS encoding DoxX family protein — encoded protein: MAADPGHPLSAMELTILEWLPVALPAWLATAAVWLAGDSGLLPWALLLLRLFLGVAFIRHGWPKLRHLDTWARALNTPVWLCFLSAFSMWGSGIALLPGLFTPLAALAILVSMAYAMVLEIAKGTPFIAPDPYQIPPGDYAGPGGVGEPPSWEKAAVYVVMALVLICSGGGALSLDNLLIADLIEAALD
- a CDS encoding NAD(P)/FAD-dependent oxidoreductase, which encodes MVMERFFLELEPADASLKDCPHVVIVGGGFAGLKAAHVLARQPVRVTLIDKRNFNLFQPLLYQVATGLVSEADVASPLRQMVGQAPNVQVLLGEVVDLDPVAQEVVFNDRRYRYDHLILAAGSGSTYFGHEEWRPLAPPMKILEHADEIRRRLLEAMEEAEQTPDPERRRLLQSVVVIGGGPSGCELAGSVIALMGHAIARDFRQLDPADTRVTLVDPGDRLLRAMHPSLSSKAGDYLRNVGVELLLGGRVQKIEADRVVVGTAAGEQILEAATICWTAGVRASHLGRLLAERCGCPVDRGGRVVVEPDFSVPGHPQIRVVGDLCSYSHTADGKPLPGMAGPAVQMGGWVARDLLAISRGSRQAPFQWLDLGSMAVLGPFNAVADLRGLRVSGPIGWLLWGLAHLAFMPDSENRLTLLTKWLWQIATRERASLLITGRANQHLQVEVGLERREAQGKASNAAESSPEAAG
- a CDS encoding Nif11-like leader peptide family natural product precursor, with translation MTLAALRSFTARLAADPALRDKVHAANGLDEVVAIAAEQGDTISKTTLLREQARAVAETPDHHLEGINSWADALMVCFGATDKD